AGCGATAATGAAGATGATCACGAAGAAGAGAATGAAGATATTATAAGTTAAAATACAAATCCCCGCAAAATTGATAGCGGGGATTTGTGTGTTTAGAAGAGTGTTTTTTCCAATTTATAGTGCATTGTTATTCAGATTTTCTTTTATAATAAAGCTGAATCAGTCCCGTTTCGTATGTTTTTACACTAACAAACTGGAGCTCTTGTTCTGGTCTTCCGTCTTTAAAAAGCCTGGTTCCATCGCCTAATAAAACAGGAACAACAGAAATTATAAACTCATCAACTAAGTTGTTCTTTAATAGTTCGTTTATTATTTCTGATCCTCCGTCACAATAAATATTTTTTCCTTTTTCAGATTGTAGTTGTTTCACCAAATCAGTCAGGTTTCCTGTGTAAAAAGTAGTTCTTCCCACATTGGGTCTTTCAGTCCTTGTAATCACGTAGACATCTCTTTTTCCGTTATCATAATGAGATGTCCCTATTTCTTTAAGCACATAATCATAAGTTTTTCTTCCGATAATTAAGGTATCAATGGTTTCGGTAAATTCTGTATAACCATAATCTTCGCCTTCTTTTTCTACGATTTTTAAGAAACTGAGATCATCATTCGGTTTAGCAATATAACCGTCTAAACTTGTGGCAATAAAAAGAGACACTTTTCGCATGGTTTTGTATTTATTTTAAGGTTAATAATATTTTGTCACAATACGATATTGATAATCGTAAAAATACATGTTTGTAAAAGTATGTGTAGCTTTTAGATTTTATAAATTTTGTATCTGTTTTTTAATTGAAAACGAGCTTGGAAATTAATGTAATTCGTAATTAATGATAATGAAGAGAAATACAATTTGAAAAGATTCAAAACTTATTCTTCTAATTTTTTCGCTTCTTTTTATTTTAAATATTAACTTTGGCAATCTTTGAATAATAAAAGAGCCGAGGTGATTTCAAAATCCCGAAAGCTCATAAAAATAGTACAGAATATGAAACTTAAGTACAGTCTGCTCGCTTTGGCAGCGCCTTTCTTAATGAATGCACAACAACTCATGACACCTGAAA
Above is a genomic segment from Chryseobacterium mulctrae containing:
- a CDS encoding dihydrofolate reductase family protein, translating into MRKVSLFIATSLDGYIAKPNDDLSFLKIVEKEGEDYGYTEFTETIDTLIIGRKTYDYVLKEIGTSHYDNGKRDVYVITRTERPNVGRTTFYTGNLTDLVKQLQSEKGKNIYCDGGSEIINELLKNNLVDEFIISVVPVLLGDGTRLFKDGRPEQELQFVSVKTYETGLIQLYYKRKSE